The proteins below come from a single Streptococcus hyointestinalis genomic window:
- a CDS encoding YitT family protein, which translates to MPRKKATPLKRLKYEISNLAKKAGLFHTLQSISREKYAEKISASLLYGLLSSIAVNFFFQPGHVYSSGATGLAQVISAVSERFLGFELPIAVAFYAINLPLLLLAWYQIGHKFTVFTFITVTVSSLFIQFIPQVTLTTDPLINAIFGGLVMGVGIGYGLKSRISSGGTDIVSLAIRKKTGRDVGRISLMVNGIIMIFAGILFGWKYALYSMVTIFVSSRVTDAIFTKQKKMQAMIVTSHPEKVIHKIHKRLHRGVTCINDAEGTYNHEKKSVLLTIITREEYGEFKHLMKKTDPSAFISVAENVHIIGRFVDDD; encoded by the coding sequence ATGCCAAGAAAAAAAGCTACCCCTTTGAAAAGACTCAAGTATGAAATTAGCAATCTCGCAAAGAAAGCTGGTCTTTTCCACACCCTACAGAGTATCTCAAGAGAGAAATACGCTGAAAAAATTTCAGCGTCCCTTCTCTATGGTCTTCTCTCAAGTATAGCGGTCAATTTCTTCTTTCAGCCGGGGCATGTCTACTCAAGCGGAGCAACAGGTCTAGCGCAGGTCATCTCGGCTGTGAGTGAGCGCTTCTTGGGCTTTGAACTACCGATTGCGGTTGCCTTTTACGCTATCAATCTGCCCTTATTGCTTTTAGCTTGGTATCAAATTGGGCATAAGTTTACGGTGTTTACCTTTATCACGGTAACAGTGAGCTCACTTTTTATCCAGTTTATCCCGCAGGTGACTCTTACCACCGACCCTCTCATCAATGCTATTTTTGGTGGGCTTGTTATGGGAGTTGGGATTGGTTATGGATTGAAGTCTCGTATTTCAAGCGGTGGGACAGATATTGTCAGTCTTGCTATTCGCAAGAAAACAGGACGTGATGTTGGGCGGATTTCGCTCATGGTCAATGGGATAATCATGATTTTTGCAGGGATTTTGTTTGGCTGGAAGTATGCTCTCTACTCTATGGTGACTATCTTTGTCTCCAGTCGAGTGACAGACGCTATCTTTACTAAGCAAAAGAAAATGCAAGCTATGATTGTTACCAGTCATCCTGAAAAAGTCATCCATAAGATTCATAAACGCCTGCACCGTGGCGTGACCTGTATCAATGACGCTGAAGGAACTTATAACCATGAGAAAAAATCGGTGCTTTTAACCATTATCACACGTGAAGAATACGGTGAGTTTAAACACCTAATGAAAAAAACAGATCCGAGTGCCTTTATCTCGGTGGCTGAAAATGTTCATATCATTGGACGATTTGTGGATGACGATTAG
- a CDS encoding YitT family protein, which produces MKREQLALVKSLVVVTAGIAIYTFGFIKLNMCNHLAEGGIAGVTLIVHSLYGIDPAYTSLLLNIPLFILGAKILGKRSLAFTLYATILMSFFMWMWQQIPMELPLRDDMMLVSVVAGLIAGAGSGLVFRYGATTGGTDIIGRILEVKLGFKLGQTLLVIDALVLIASLTYIDLQHMLYTLIASFVYSQVLTIVQNGGYTVRGMIIVTRCSHQVADAILQEINRGVTFLKGQGAYSKTDMDVLYVVLNPSEVRDVKALMAKIDPDAFISIIDVDEVISSDFKIRRRNYDK; this is translated from the coding sequence ATCAAGCGAGAACAATTAGCACTAGTTAAAAGTTTAGTTGTCGTTACAGCTGGTATTGCCATTTATACCTTTGGTTTTATCAAGCTCAATATGTGTAATCACTTGGCAGAAGGGGGCATTGCAGGGGTGACCTTGATTGTTCACTCGCTTTACGGTATTGACCCTGCCTATACCTCGTTGTTGTTGAATATTCCATTGTTTATCCTAGGTGCTAAGATTTTAGGGAAGCGCTCTTTAGCCTTTACGCTCTATGCGACTATCTTGATGTCTTTCTTTATGTGGATGTGGCAACAAATACCAATGGAGCTTCCTCTTCGTGACGATATGATGTTGGTATCAGTGGTAGCTGGTCTTATTGCAGGAGCTGGGAGTGGTCTTGTCTTTCGCTACGGTGCTACAACTGGAGGGACAGATATTATCGGGCGTATCCTCGAGGTAAAGCTTGGCTTTAAACTGGGACAGACCTTGTTGGTTATTGATGCCTTGGTCTTGATTGCTTCGCTAACTTATATTGACCTGCAGCACATGCTCTACACCTTGATTGCTAGCTTTGTTTACAGTCAAGTGCTGACGATTGTGCAAAATGGTGGTTACACTGTGCGGGGGATGATTATTGTCACGAGATGTTCTCATCAAGTGGCGGATGCGATTTTGCAGGAAATCAATCGAGGTGTCACCTTTTTAAAAGGACAAGGCGCCTACTCCAAAACAGATATGGATGTCCTATATGTCGTGCTCAATCCTAGTGAGGTGCGTGATGTCAAGGCATTGATGGCAAAGATAGACCCAGATGCCTTTATTTCTATTATTGACGTTGATGAGGTTATCAGCTCTGATTTTAAGATTAGACGGCGTAACTATGATAAATAA